The window ACACCCGGTGCCTATCCTGGGATGGGTGCTGAAGAGAGAGGGCAGGCCGAGGCGATCGCCAGGAATATGATGGAAATGTCGATCTTGCCGGTGCCAATTGTTGTTGTGGTAATCGGTGAAGGGGCTAGCGGTGGAGCTCTGGGTATCGGGATGGGGGACCGTCTGCTGATGCTGGAAAATACGTGGTTTTCTGTAATCAGTCCGGAAGGGTGCGCTTCGATTATCTGGCGTGATTCCAGCAAAGCGGAAATAGCGGCTGACGCTATGAAAGTAACTGCACAGGATATGTATGATATGGGGATCTGTGACAGAATTATCACAGAGCCGCTGGGTGGAGCCCATCGTGATTATGACGGTATCGCTGAAGAGGTCAGAAAGGCGATCAATGAAGAGCTGGATGTTCTTGAACAGATTGAGCCAGAAGAGCTGGTAGAACGCCGCATAGCCAAGTACGATCGCATCGGCGTGTGGGAGGAATGATGTGATCAGCGTCGATTTTCCAGTACGGGTGATCTATGCTGATACGGACATGATGGGGCGGGTCTACTACAGCCGCTTTTATGAGTACTTTGAAGCTGCCCGGTCACATATGCTGAGGGAAATGGGGCTGCCTTACTTGGAAGTGGAGAAAAGTGGCACTTTTCTGCCGGTGCTGCAAAGCCACTGTGAACACAAAAGCTCTGCCACATTTGATGATATCCTGACCATAAGGACAATCATTCAGACTATGCCTACGGCGAGATTTAGGATTGACTACAAGGTGTTCAAGGAGGCCAAAGCGGAAATCGTTGCGGAAGGTTATACTGTTCATGCCTTCATAAATAGAGACGGTCATCCTGTAAGACCTCCGAAGATAATCTTGGACGTACTGAAGGCACACTGGAACGATGATGAGTAACGAACTACTCTTCATCATTCAGACAATTGTGGGACTTCTGTTTACACTCATAGCTTTCCGAATGGGGCGGCATTGGCTCTACGGCTATGTTGGCGTCTGTATTGTTCTGGCAAACATATTTGTCACCAAACAGATTACGCTGTTCGGCCTGGCCGCCACTGGGGGAAATGTGGTCTACGGTGCTGTTTTTCTTGCCACTGACTTGCTGGCTGAGCATTACGGAAAAAAGGCCGCTCGGGAGGCGGTCTATATCGGTTTTTTTGCCGCTGTCTTCTACACGGTCATGTCGCAACTCATTCTCTTCTTTTCGCCGAGTTCCGATGATTGGGGAGCGGCAGCAGGAATGAGCTCCATTTTTTCGGCTGCGCCCAGTATCATCATTGCAAGTCTTACAGCATACCTCGCCTCACAGCTTCACGATATCTGGGCGTTCCACTTCATCCGACAGAAGACGCAGGGACGGTTTCTGTGGCTGAGGAACAATCTCAGTACATGGGTGAGTCAGCTTATTGACTCTATCCTCTTTTCCTTCTTGGCCTTTTTGATTCTTCCACAGCTTATCTCTGATTCTACCAATGCGCTGCAATTCGGGACTGTGGTTCAGATCGTCATTTCAACTTATCTGCTAAAGATTCTAGTGGCGGCGATTGATACGCCGTTCATCTATCTGAGCTATGCTCTGAAAACGCCTCACGTCGTAGCGAAAGTGTAAATTCTGATCTACGGCTGCGTTTTACTCATAGAGCCGTTGAGCGGTAATTCCCTTGAGGTTTTCACGGAACATTGCAATATTCATCATGTTTATTAACACGTTATTTAGATTAATCTATCACTCTCTTGATCAAGGCAGATCAAAACTGAACTAGGAGATATCATGAGACCGGTTTACGCAGTAACAGGCGGCGTCAGCAAGTTCACCAAGGCCCGCCCAGACAAGACGTTTCAGGCCGTCGTCAAAGAGGCCTATGACTACGCCCTCGAGGATATAGGAATGGAGCATCCCCAGTTCATCGAGTTGGTGGACGGTTCCGTCGCGTCGTATTTCTCGGATCACTTCACTCGCCAGCTCATGGCGGGCATTATGGTGCAGGACTATCTTGGTCTCTGCCCGAAGCCAGGGCATCGCGTGGAAGGGGGCGGTGCCACGGGCGGCATCTGCTTTCAGGAGGCGTGGAAGCAAGTAGCGTCGGGATACATGGATGTCTGCATCGCCTACGGCTTTGAGACCATGAGCCACGTCAATACTTGGAAAGGAAACGAATTCATAGCCCTGGCGTCGGACGTCAGTTTCGATTATCCCGTGGGTGGTTTCTACTCGGGCTACTACGCTATGATGGTGACGCGCCATATGAAGGAGTTTGGCACCACCGTGGAGCAGATGGCACACGTCTCTGTGAAGAATCACATGAACGCTTACCACAATCCTTACGCTCAGAAGCGATTAAAGCTGACGGTGGAAGATGTGAGAGAATCTCCCATGGTGGCGTGGCCTCTCACTAGGCTCGACATCTGCGTCATGAGCGACGGCGCCGCGGCTGTCGTGCTGGCCAGCGAGGAAGGTCTGGCGAAACTGGAAAAAGCCTCCGGTCAATCAGTGCCGAAAGTAGTGGTGGGCGGCATCGGCAAGGGTACCGACGCCATGCGGATGGCTGACAGACCCCATCAGGACTTCGACGACTTCAGGAAGCGCAATCTGCTTCCCTGTGAAGACAACGACGACGACAAGGCGTACTATCGTCAGCTGTGGGACAAGGGATTCCGCTATCCGGGTATCCACTCTTTCCGTGCCGGCAGGATGGCGTCGAAAGAGGCATATGCCAATGCGGGTATCACTGATCCTCTGAAAGAGCTCGATTTTATCGAACTGCACGACGCCTATACATCCTCGGAAATCCAGACATACGAAGACATGGGACTGTGCCGTTACGGAGAGGGAGGTGATTTCGCTGAGAGCGGAAAAGCTTTCGTATCAGGAATTGACTACGGACTTGATCTTGTAGATGAGGTGCTTTGTCCGGTGAATCCCTCGGGTGGACTCATCGCCTGCGGTCATCCGGTGGGGGCAACGGGGCTTATGCAGGCGGTTTTTGCTATCTGGCAGCTCCAAGGCACCATCGGCAAGCATTTCGGCGATGACGCCCTCCAGATCAGGGACGCCCGCAAGGGAGTCATTCACAGTCACGCCGGTACCGGGACATATGTGACGGTCTCGATTCTTGAAGGGGAGGCATAGCCATGAGCGAAAAGAAGACGATTACAGTGAAGATGGCGGAAACCGACGATGGCACCGTCCTTTTCAACACACCGTTTCCCACTACACTAGATGAAGAGACGCTGGCTGCGCTGAAGCATCAACAGCCGATTATTATCAAGCAGCCGTATCAGATTGACTATATTCATTCTTTCGGTCAGGACTCGCCGTGGTTCTCCGGTCTGGCAAACAAGCACCTTCTTGGCAATCGAGATTCCGAATCGGGCTACACCTACGCCCAGCCGAGGGGACACGATATGTACTCCGGTTCAGAGACCGATTGGGTTGAGCTTCCGGCGGAAGGGAGAGTTCATGCGTTCACCGTCTGTCACTTCGGCTCAGAGGAGTTTTTGCCCGAAACGCCGTTTATCCTGGCGCTGGTGGAGTTCGATGGCGTGGACACACTCCTATTGACGCGGATACTCGGCTTGGATCCTGACGCAGCCGCCCTCGATTGGATCGGAATGGAAGTGGAAGCGAAATTCAAACGCCTGTCGAAGATGAAGCCGACGGATGTGTACTTCGTGCCGAAGGGGTGAAAATCTCAAAACTTGAAGGTTTGCCGGACCTTCAAGTTTTGAATATTTCATGAATGATTTCCGCGAAAAATCGTTC is drawn from Candidatus Neomarinimicrobiota bacterium and contains these coding sequences:
- a CDS encoding acetyl-CoA carboxylase carboxyltransferase subunit alpha, which codes for MADFILDFEKPIVELENKIKDLKEINSEGEADLDSEIGHLEKKHAKLVKKTYTKLSRWQRVQLARHPKRPYSFDYIERISDSFIELHGDRHFADDKSVITGVGLLDGRQVVFVAQQKGKNTKDNLFRNFGMSRPEGYRKALRIMKMSAKFRRPIICFVDTPGAYPGMGAEERGQAEAIARNMMEMSILPVPIVVVVIGEGASGGALGIGMGDRLLMLENTWFSVISPEGCASIIWRDSSKAEIAADAMKVTAQDMYDMGICDRIITEPLGGAHRDYDGIAEEVRKAINEELDVLEQIEPEELVERRIAKYDRIGVWEE
- a CDS encoding thioesterase family protein → MISVDFPVRVIYADTDMMGRVYYSRFYEYFEAARSHMLREMGLPYLEVEKSGTFLPVLQSHCEHKSSATFDDILTIRTIIQTMPTARFRIDYKVFKEAKAEIVAEGYTVHAFINRDGHPVRPPKIILDVLKAHWNDDE
- a CDS encoding queuosine precursor transporter; the protein is MMSNELLFIIQTIVGLLFTLIAFRMGRHWLYGYVGVCIVLANIFVTKQITLFGLAATGGNVVYGAVFLATDLLAEHYGKKAAREAVYIGFFAAVFYTVMSQLILFFSPSSDDWGAAAGMSSIFSAAPSIIIASLTAYLASQLHDIWAFHFIRQKTQGRFLWLRNNLSTWVSQLIDSILFSFLAFLILPQLISDSTNALQFGTVVQIVISTYLLKILVAAIDTPFIYLSYALKTPHVVAKV
- a CDS encoding thiolase domain-containing protein (Catalyzes the synthesis of acetoacetyl coenzyme A from two molecules of acetyl coenzyme A. It can also act as a thiolase, catalyzing the reverse reaction and generating two-carbon units from the four-carbon product of fatty acid oxidation) gives rise to the protein MRPVYAVTGGVSKFTKARPDKTFQAVVKEAYDYALEDIGMEHPQFIELVDGSVASYFSDHFTRQLMAGIMVQDYLGLCPKPGHRVEGGGATGGICFQEAWKQVASGYMDVCIAYGFETMSHVNTWKGNEFIALASDVSFDYPVGGFYSGYYAMMVTRHMKEFGTTVEQMAHVSVKNHMNAYHNPYAQKRLKLTVEDVRESPMVAWPLTRLDICVMSDGAAAVVLASEEGLAKLEKASGQSVPKVVVGGIGKGTDAMRMADRPHQDFDDFRKRNLLPCEDNDDDKAYYRQLWDKGFRYPGIHSFRAGRMASKEAYANAGITDPLKELDFIELHDAYTSSEIQTYEDMGLCRYGEGGDFAESGKAFVSGIDYGLDLVDEVLCPVNPSGGLIACGHPVGATGLMQAVFAIWQLQGTIGKHFGDDALQIRDARKGVIHSHAGTGTYVTVSILEGEA
- a CDS encoding Zn-ribbon domain-containing OB-fold protein, with amino-acid sequence MSEKKTITVKMAETDDGTVLFNTPFPTTLDEETLAALKHQQPIIIKQPYQIDYIHSFGQDSPWFSGLANKHLLGNRDSESGYTYAQPRGHDMYSGSETDWVELPAEGRVHAFTVCHFGSEEFLPETPFILALVEFDGVDTLLLTRILGLDPDAAALDWIGMEVEAKFKRLSKMKPTDVYFVPKG